The following are from one region of the Streptomyces sp. NBC_01264 genome:
- a CDS encoding non-ribosomal peptide synthetase has translation MTDRTIAAVHPATPVQQGFLLGTLAAPEDALFVEQAVLPLAGPLEVSRLERALAGMIASHEILRTGLAWNLAADPQQVVLTRSESAIGVVDSRRHDTDRQQADLEELLRAQRAEPFDLTRPPLLRLVVQHLDGERHHLVWTHHHGVLDGWSHLALVDELLQRYAGGVPAERAGFGVYARWLAAQDRGRQRAYWAGHLAGYQPLPAVAEHSLLPDQERHGQHHLAVDAATAEALDGFARAHGTTAAAVLISCWGLVAARQRGRDDIAVGVTLSGRTAAFPGVADLIGPVATTMPIRLPAPVGDAGRWVSAIQDLLAEAEANSACSTADLYAGADLAPGGALYDSVVSIANYPHTGDRGSRPGLVLETAGIRSEGGRTRHPLALVVETFDGLRLRLVNDRTRTGDDDARAALHTLHTMLHRLAGEATVQVTDLAAATSDLTPFQPRQPQTGDLPAPGRTADGSDPLVRVLTDAFADVLGQPVGADDDFLAAGGHSLLALRLATRLRTALGVDLTLGDLLTGGTPRALATRVRHLLTAETTAPDPLPPLTPAPPAGAGQPFALTGIQQAYWTGRNADFDLGGVDSHLYTEADLPDVDLERLTAVWRALIDRHPMLRAVTTPDGRQQILTDVPPYRIHTTDLRTDAEAEAQLAQVRERLAHARRDTGTWPLFTIEAALLPDGTTRLFLSFDLLIGDALSWQILYREARALYEDPGAELPVLELTFADYVAHLPALATGPRFERDRAYWRAKLPALPAPPALPLLPEPAAPAGGPRFSRLQLRLPADDLTALRRVAAAHGATLSALLMAVFAETLGRFTNSSTFLLNTTIYNRPDVHPQINQIVGDFTSTVLTGIDLGAPTFAQRLRALQRQLWADLDHARYSGVDVLRDLREARDRTAAAAPVVFTSTLDLEVPGSEPATPFPGTIGFGIGQTPQVLVDYQTYQADGHLVINFDTVDGRLPDGQVQAMLDDHAAQLRTLIDDPGAAERPRLGAPAPAPELAEPLGGNRLLHEPFIEQARRHPRRTAIVCDGERTTYGELADAARQIAGQVTAAEPDGELVAVLCRPGREQVAATLGVLLAGYAYVPLDPAWPAERLHDLLAATGAAVVVTEQETRASTRLPGGLTVLLTDDATPAGDMAVGRAQRGRTAEDLAYVIYTSGSTGRPKGVMISHQGALNTVLDVNERFGIGTTDAVLAVSPATFDLAVWDLLGTLAAGATLVVPTRDQRLDPAAWTALARAEHVTVWNSVPVLMDLLLDTLPPGDTVLEGLRVCLLSGDWIPLQLPGRLRERAPKCRIVSLGGATEGSIWSILHEIGNLDPAWSSIPYGTAMTGQSVQVLDDQLLPCPAHVPGQLYIGGHGTALGYWQAPELTEAAFVFDGRTGRRLYRTGDWGRLRPDGTLEFLGRRDAQVKIRGYRVELREVETALRAVPGVEQAAVVATGERTNLRLAAFAVTTRPPDAVRADLARRLPAHMLPAALTILPALPLSATSKVDRSALERLAADPGHRAPQPATGHARHDTGLEKELRAALAAIMPGRPGLDEDLLAFGITSVDVIRLANTVEQHTGRRPDLKAFYAAPTLRTLLQHNYAPADDLVPAAPGVWSGWPQLTDPAERAAFRAARPAHGPAPASRTLPERAPGHLDIRARRRTPRTFDPRPVTLEALADLLDSLRRTDAGGRPAFLYPSAGGLYAVQVHLHVRPGRIQGLPGGLYGYHPDAHDLTPHAPDIDLDPGIHLGPANRPLANTAAFSFFLTTDPAESAPLYGCDAEPLALLNAGYIGQLLCHTAIGAGLALAPVHGLDFDRIRWLLPGGERLVLLHTLLGGIPDHPAAEGEPA, from the coding sequence ATGACCGACCGCACGATCGCCGCAGTCCACCCCGCAACCCCCGTGCAGCAGGGCTTCCTTCTCGGCACGCTCGCCGCCCCCGAGGACGCCCTGTTCGTCGAGCAGGCCGTTCTCCCCCTGGCCGGGCCGCTGGAGGTCTCCCGCCTGGAGCGCGCCCTGGCGGGGATGATCGCCAGCCACGAGATCCTGCGGACCGGCCTCGCCTGGAACCTGGCCGCCGATCCGCAGCAAGTCGTCCTCACCCGGAGTGAGAGCGCGATCGGCGTCGTGGACAGCCGCCGTCACGACACCGACCGCCAGCAGGCCGACCTGGAAGAGCTGCTGCGCGCCCAGCGGGCCGAGCCGTTCGACCTGACGCGACCGCCGCTGCTGCGCCTGGTCGTCCAGCACCTCGACGGTGAGCGGCACCACCTGGTGTGGACCCACCACCATGGCGTGCTGGACGGCTGGTCGCACCTTGCGCTCGTCGACGAACTCCTGCAGCGCTACGCCGGGGGAGTCCCGGCCGAGCGGGCGGGGTTCGGCGTGTACGCGCGCTGGCTCGCCGCCCAGGACCGCGGCCGGCAGCGGGCGTACTGGGCGGGGCACCTGGCCGGCTACCAGCCGTTGCCCGCGGTCGCCGAGCACTCGCTGCTCCCGGACCAGGAGCGGCACGGGCAGCACCACCTCGCCGTGGACGCGGCCACCGCCGAGGCCTTGGACGGCTTCGCCCGCGCGCACGGCACCACGGCGGCGGCCGTGCTGATCTCCTGCTGGGGCTTGGTCGCCGCCCGGCAGCGCGGCCGCGACGACATCGCCGTCGGAGTCACCCTCTCGGGGCGCACGGCCGCCTTCCCCGGCGTCGCCGACCTGATCGGGCCCGTCGCGACGACCATGCCGATCCGGCTGCCCGCCCCGGTAGGGGACGCCGGCCGCTGGGTGAGCGCCATCCAGGACCTGCTCGCCGAGGCCGAGGCGAACAGCGCCTGCTCCACCGCGGACCTGTACGCCGGGGCCGACCTCGCGCCGGGCGGCGCCCTGTACGACAGCGTGGTGTCGATCGCCAACTACCCGCACACCGGCGACCGCGGCTCCCGGCCCGGCCTGGTGCTGGAGACTGCCGGGATCCGGTCCGAGGGCGGACGCACCCGCCACCCGCTCGCCCTGGTCGTCGAGACCTTCGACGGACTGCGGCTGCGCCTGGTCAACGACCGCACCCGCACAGGTGACGACGACGCCCGCGCCGCGCTGCACACCCTGCACACGATGCTGCACCGGCTGGCCGGCGAGGCGACGGTTCAGGTCACCGACTTGGCCGCTGCCACCAGCGACCTCACCCCCTTCCAGCCCCGCCAGCCCCAGACGGGCGACCTCCCGGCGCCCGGCCGGACGGCCGACGGCAGCGACCCGCTGGTGCGGGTGCTGACCGACGCCTTCGCCGACGTCCTCGGCCAGCCGGTCGGCGCCGACGACGACTTCCTCGCAGCGGGCGGGCACTCGCTGCTGGCGCTGCGGCTCGCGACCCGGTTACGGACCGCGCTCGGCGTCGATCTCACCCTCGGCGACCTCCTCACCGGTGGCACCCCCAGGGCGCTGGCCACCCGGGTGCGCCACCTCCTCACCGCCGAGACCACCGCCCCCGACCCGCTACCGCCGCTCACCCCAGCCCCGCCCGCCGGCGCCGGGCAGCCGTTCGCGCTGACCGGCATCCAGCAGGCCTACTGGACCGGACGCAACGCGGACTTCGACCTCGGCGGCGTCGACTCCCACCTCTACACCGAGGCCGACCTGCCCGACGTCGACCTGGAGCGGCTGACCGCCGTGTGGCGGGCCCTGATCGACCGCCACCCGATGCTGCGCGCCGTCACCACCCCCGACGGCCGCCAGCAGATCCTGACCGACGTCCCGCCCTACCGGATCCACACCACGGACCTGCGCACCGACGCCGAAGCCGAAGCGCAGCTCGCCCAGGTGCGCGAGCGCCTGGCCCACGCCCGCCGCGACACCGGCACCTGGCCGCTGTTCACCATCGAGGCGGCCCTACTGCCCGACGGGACCACCCGCCTGTTCCTCAGCTTCGACCTCCTCATCGGCGACGCGCTGAGCTGGCAGATCCTCTACCGCGAGGCCCGCGCCCTCTACGAGGACCCGGGCGCCGAACTGCCCGTGCTCGAGCTGACCTTCGCCGACTACGTGGCCCACCTGCCCGCCCTGGCCACCGGCCCGCGCTTTGAGCGCGACCGCGCCTACTGGCGGGCGAAGCTCCCGGCCCTGCCCGCACCGCCCGCGCTGCCGCTCCTGCCCGAACCCGCTGCCCCGGCCGGCGGGCCGCGGTTCTCCCGGCTGCAACTGCGCCTGCCCGCCGACGACCTCACCGCACTGCGCCGAGTTGCCGCCGCGCACGGCGCGACCCTGTCCGCGCTGCTGATGGCCGTCTTCGCCGAGACGCTGGGACGGTTCACCAACAGCAGCACCTTCCTGCTCAACACCACCATCTACAACCGGCCCGACGTCCATCCGCAGATCAACCAGATCGTCGGCGACTTCACCTCCACCGTCCTGACCGGCATCGACCTGGGCGCGCCGACGTTCGCCCAGCGACTGCGCGCGCTGCAGCGCCAGCTGTGGGCCGACCTCGACCACGCCCGCTACAGCGGAGTCGATGTCCTGCGGGACCTGCGGGAAGCCCGGGACCGGACCGCGGCCGCCGCGCCCGTCGTGTTCACCAGCACCCTCGACCTGGAGGTGCCCGGCTCCGAACCGGCCACCCCGTTCCCCGGCACCATCGGGTTCGGGATCGGCCAGACCCCGCAGGTCCTGGTCGACTACCAGACCTACCAGGCCGACGGCCACCTCGTGATCAACTTCGACACCGTCGACGGCCGCCTGCCCGACGGCCAGGTCCAGGCGATGCTCGACGACCACGCCGCCCAGCTGCGCACCCTGATCGACGACCCCGGCGCCGCCGAGCGGCCCCGCCTCGGCGCTCCCGCGCCGGCACCCGAGCTCGCCGAGCCACTCGGTGGCAACCGGCTCCTGCACGAGCCGTTCATCGAGCAGGCCCGCCGGCACCCGCGGCGCACCGCGATCGTGTGCGACGGCGAGCGCACTACCTACGGCGAACTCGCCGACGCGGCCCGGCAGATCGCCGGCCAGGTCACCGCCGCAGAGCCTGACGGCGAACTCGTCGCCGTACTGTGCCGACCCGGTCGCGAGCAGGTCGCCGCCACGCTGGGCGTCCTGCTCGCCGGATACGCCTACGTTCCCCTGGACCCCGCCTGGCCCGCCGAACGCCTCCACGACCTCCTGGCCGCCACCGGTGCCGCGGTCGTCGTCACCGAGCAGGAGACCCGGGCCAGCACCCGCCTGCCCGGCGGCCTGACCGTCCTCCTCACCGACGACGCCACCCCCGCCGGCGATATGGCGGTGGGCCGGGCGCAGCGCGGCCGCACGGCCGAGGACCTCGCGTACGTGATCTACACCTCGGGCTCCACCGGCCGGCCCAAGGGCGTCATGATCTCCCACCAGGGAGCGCTCAACACGGTCCTCGACGTCAACGAGCGCTTCGGCATCGGTACGACGGACGCGGTGCTGGCGGTGTCCCCGGCCACGTTCGACCTCGCCGTCTGGGACCTGCTCGGCACCCTCGCGGCCGGCGCCACCCTGGTGGTGCCCACCCGCGACCAGCGCCTCGACCCCGCCGCCTGGACCGCCCTGGCCCGCGCCGAGCACGTCACCGTGTGGAACTCGGTGCCGGTACTGATGGACCTGCTCCTGGACACCCTGCCCCCGGGCGACACGGTGCTGGAGGGCCTGCGGGTGTGCCTGCTCAGCGGCGACTGGATCCCACTGCAACTGCCCGGACGGCTGCGCGAGCGCGCCCCGAAGTGCCGCATCGTCAGCCTCGGCGGCGCCACCGAGGGCTCGATCTGGTCGATCCTCCACGAGATCGGCAACCTCGACCCGGCCTGGTCGAGCATCCCGTACGGCACCGCGATGACCGGGCAGAGCGTCCAGGTCCTCGACGACCAGCTGCTGCCGTGTCCCGCACACGTCCCCGGACAGCTGTACATCGGCGGCCACGGCACCGCGCTGGGCTACTGGCAGGCCCCGGAGCTGACCGAGGCCGCGTTCGTCTTCGACGGCCGCACCGGCCGCAGGCTCTACCGCACCGGAGACTGGGGCCGCCTGCGCCCCGACGGCACCCTGGAGTTCCTCGGCCGCCGCGACGCCCAGGTCAAGATCCGCGGCTACCGCGTCGAGCTGCGCGAGGTCGAGACGGCGCTGCGCGCGGTGCCCGGCGTCGAGCAGGCCGCCGTCGTCGCCACCGGCGAGCGCACCAACCTGCGCCTGGCCGCCTTCGCCGTCACCACTCGCCCCCCGGACGCGGTGCGCGCCGACCTCGCCCGCCGCCTGCCCGCCCACATGCTCCCGGCCGCGCTCACCATCCTGCCCGCGCTGCCCCTGAGTGCCACCAGCAAGGTCGACCGCAGCGCGCTGGAACGCCTCGCCGCAGACCCCGGCCACCGGGCACCGCAGCCCGCCACCGGGCACGCCCGCCACGACACCGGCCTGGAGAAGGAGCTGCGGGCGGCGCTGGCCGCGATCATGCCCGGCCGGCCCGGCCTGGACGAGGACCTGCTCGCCTTCGGGATCACCTCCGTCGACGTGATCCGGCTGGCCAACACCGTCGAACAGCACACCGGCCGGCGCCCCGACCTCAAGGCCTTCTACGCCGCCCCGACCCTGCGCACCCTCCTCCAGCACAACTACGCGCCCGCCGATGACCTGGTGCCGGCCGCGCCGGGAGTGTGGTCCGGCTGGCCGCAGCTGACCGACCCCGCCGAGCGGGCCGCCTTCCGCGCCGCCCGGCCCGCACACGGCCCGGCGCCCGCGTCCCGCACCCTGCCCGAACGGGCACCCGGCCACCTGGACATCCGGGCCCGGCGCCGCACCCCGCGCACCTTCGACCCCCGCCCGGTCACCCTGGAGGCGCTCGCCGACCTGCTGGACAGCCTGCGCCGCACCGACGCCGGCGGCCGACCCGCCTTCCTCTACCCCTCAGCCGGCGGCCTGTACGCCGTCCAGGTCCACCTCCACGTGCGACCCGGCCGCATCCAAGGCCTGCCCGGCGGCCTGTACGGCTACCACCCCGACGCCCACGACCTCACCCCCCACGCCCCGGACATCGACCTCGACCCCGGCATCCACCTCGGCCCGGCCAACCGGCCCCTGGCGAACACCGCGGCGTTCAGCTTCTTCCTGACGACCGACCCCGCCGAGTCCGCCCCGCTGTACGGATGCGACGCCGAACCCCTCGCCCTGCTGAACGCCGGCTACATCGGCCAACTGCTGTGCCACACCGCCATCGGAGCGGGCCTCGCTCTGGCCCCGGTGCACGGCCTCGACTTCGACCGCATTCGCTGGCTGCTGCCCGGCGGCGAACGCCTCGTACTGCTGCACACCCTCCTCGGAGGCATCCCCGACCACCCCGCCGCCGAGGGAGAGCCCGCATGA